The following are encoded together in the Thalassomonas haliotis genome:
- a CDS encoding sterol desaturase family protein, translated as MMEMLTQLLSPEYVWALETWIDDWFLVIAIALFLVELVRYAIKKQFSKNLFGDSIANFVTLGLFILIVAVVGATYAGIFIYTYDNFRIAELPITPWSILCCIVLADLAYYWEHRFLHKNGFGWATHTVHHSSPHFNISVAYRHGPMDWFFPLFFHLPLAIMGFNPFIIFLAEVVVQVYQTLLHTETVKKLPRPIEAIFNTPSHHRVHHATNRQYLDKNYAGILIIWDKMFGTFAEEKEKVTYGVYPRINSVNPMKVFFSGYIKLAQKLWHAPSWSYRWKLLVKSPKWAWEQERSTSA; from the coding sequence ATGATGGAGATGTTAACGCAATTACTTTCACCCGAGTATGTTTGGGCCCTGGAAACCTGGATTGATGATTGGTTTCTGGTGATCGCCATCGCTTTGTTCCTGGTTGAACTTGTCCGATACGCCATTAAAAAGCAGTTCAGCAAAAATTTATTCGGCGACAGCATCGCGAACTTTGTGACCTTGGGATTATTCATCCTAATCGTTGCGGTGGTCGGCGCAACCTATGCCGGGATCTTTATTTATACCTATGACAACTTCAGGATCGCCGAGTTGCCGATAACGCCCTGGTCGATTTTATGTTGTATCGTGCTGGCCGACTTGGCCTATTATTGGGAACACCGTTTTTTACATAAAAACGGTTTTGGCTGGGCCACCCACACGGTCCACCATAGTTCGCCGCATTTTAATATTTCCGTGGCCTATCGACATGGTCCTATGGACTGGTTCTTCCCGCTGTTTTTTCATTTGCCTCTGGCGATAATGGGATTTAACCCTTTTATTATCTTCCTGGCCGAAGTCGTAGTGCAGGTATATCAAACCTTGCTTCATACCGAGACCGTTAAAAAGCTGCCGCGTCCTATTGAAGCCATTTTTAATACCCCTTCTCACCACAGGGTACACCATGCCACCAACAGACAATATCTGGATAAGAACTATGCGGGAATATTGATCATTTGGGACAAGATGTTCGGTACCTTTGCCGAAGAGAAGGAGAAAGTCACCTATGGCGTCTATCCCAGAATCAACAGCGTTAACCCTATGAAGGTTTTCTTTAGCGGTTACATTAAGTTAGCCCAAAAATTATGGCATGCTCCCAGTTGGTCCTACCGCTGGAAACTGTTGGTAAAATCTCCCAAGTGGGCATGGGAGCAGGAAAGGAGCACCTCTGCATAA
- a CDS encoding YncE family protein: protein MKEIIMVITSLLFLSGCGSSSDEKQRRTGLESPETKGLTTSLAQPTASFIGFESAPVRPIAKTADGKRLLVANTSNNSLEIFALGEDGAVSHQQSVAVGLEPVSVAVFNNKAWVVNHLSDSVSLVNLTAKPAVVERTLLVGDEPRDIVFANNKAFITTAHRGQHRNYAALADVDGAGDARLHRPGEGRADVWIFDANDQGGTLGGKPVKILSMFGDTLRGLAVSPDNKTVYAGVLNSGNQTTAVHEAVMCYGFEDDEYGAYPCQVLDGITSPNGLAQGELPGGRTAPGINANGEYQPWTSMIVKYDEISGQWLDSKGRNFSNGVRFHLPDLDVFAIDSESLREKNAFSHVGTTLFNLAVNPVSGAVYVSNTDANNATRFEGEGKFAGSTLQGNIAQSRITVISPQKQTVKPRHLNRHIDYSDLKGNTGVKQHSLSTPTQLAVSGDGQTLYSAVIGSDKVAILPTWQLEQDSYWDGENEEFDPIILSKDYVPVAGGPAGLLLDETSQSLFVFTRFDNSLVRIDLTDHSEKQRVPMNTLEPEDFMAGRFMLYDANRSSSNGESSCGSCHIYGDTDHLSWNLGNPDAANGKNPQAFPTEHLTELGCLLVGPEDESCQLLDIINGDGDRRTFASMKGPMGTQTLRGMHNHGHMHWRGDRSVGYFGEENGQTLAEKALDEKTSFKNFIVAFEGLLGMDIALPASVNAADKSPDVVSLEQDIDKFADFMLRVALPPNPIRSLDNSLSVSAQTGADFFHGARRADGSAEDTPLNGDSADGVNCQGCHGVDHEQGFYGTRGEIAHGGEIQILKVPQLRNLYTRVGMFGLPDRPGFLPSHTKAHQGDQIRGFGFLHDGATDQLVNFLKGAVFDNGEAPCPQGLDERYGCHFNVGAIGIPDENTRQGLVDYMMEFDNDLAPIVGQQITLNRHAGEAVEQRVALFEQRAQIPFTSKILGGTVTECDLIALGNIDGYQRGYFYEPLSREYRSDSAAEEKLTSAQLSTLAKIAGNNLTYTCTVPGKGWQSALDYDLDGILNGDEEQ from the coding sequence ATGAAAGAAATCATAATGGTGATAACCTCTCTTTTATTCTTGTCGGGCTGTGGCAGCAGTTCAGATGAGAAACAAAGGCGGACTGGTCTTGAATCGCCTGAAACCAAGGGGCTAACAACTTCGCTGGCACAGCCAACGGCAAGTTTTATTGGCTTTGAGTCGGCGCCGGTTCGGCCAATAGCCAAAACGGCGGACGGTAAACGTCTGTTGGTGGCTAATACGTCAAACAATAGTTTGGAAATATTCGCTCTCGGTGAGGATGGGGCGGTCAGCCACCAACAAAGTGTTGCCGTTGGTTTAGAACCGGTATCCGTGGCGGTGTTTAACAATAAGGCTTGGGTTGTCAATCATCTTTCCGATTCCGTGAGTCTGGTAAACCTGACTGCAAAGCCTGCCGTGGTTGAACGTACATTACTGGTGGGGGATGAACCCAGAGATATCGTCTTTGCCAATAACAAAGCTTTTATTACCACGGCACACAGGGGGCAACACAGAAACTATGCCGCTTTGGCGGATGTTGACGGGGCCGGGGATGCCAGGCTTCACCGCCCGGGTGAAGGACGCGCGGATGTGTGGATATTTGACGCAAACGATCAGGGCGGCACTTTAGGGGGCAAGCCGGTAAAAATATTGTCAATGTTCGGCGATACCCTGCGCGGTCTTGCGGTTTCTCCCGACAACAAAACCGTTTATGCGGGGGTGCTAAATTCAGGCAACCAAACCACCGCGGTGCATGAAGCTGTGATGTGTTATGGCTTTGAAGATGATGAATATGGCGCATATCCCTGCCAGGTGCTTGATGGCATCACCAGTCCGAACGGGCTGGCGCAGGGGGAATTGCCGGGAGGAAGAACTGCCCCGGGCATTAATGCAAACGGGGAATATCAGCCCTGGACCAGCATGATCGTGAAATATGATGAAATCAGCGGCCAATGGTTAGATAGCAAAGGCAGAAACTTCTCCAACGGTGTGCGTTTTCACTTACCGGATCTGGACGTTTTTGCCATAGACAGCGAAAGCTTGAGGGAAAAAAATGCTTTTTCGCACGTTGGCACCACCTTATTTAATTTAGCGGTAAACCCGGTATCAGGGGCTGTTTATGTTTCCAATACCGATGCCAATAACGCGACCCGCTTTGAAGGAGAGGGAAAGTTTGCCGGTTCCACACTGCAGGGCAATATTGCCCAAAGCCGGATCACTGTGATTTCGCCGCAAAAGCAAACGGTTAAGCCGCGCCACCTCAATCGACATATTGATTATAGTGATTTAAAAGGCAATACCGGGGTTAAGCAGCATAGCTTGTCGACTCCGACCCAGCTGGCGGTATCAGGCGATGGCCAAACTCTTTATAGCGCCGTGATCGGCTCTGATAAGGTGGCTATTTTACCTACCTGGCAATTAGAGCAGGACAGTTATTGGGATGGGGAAAATGAAGAATTCGACCCTATCATATTGAGCAAAGACTATGTACCGGTTGCAGGCGGCCCGGCGGGATTATTGCTTGATGAAACCAGCCAATCATTATTTGTTTTTACCCGTTTTGATAACAGTTTGGTTCGCATTGATTTGACCGATCACAGCGAGAAACAAAGGGTGCCAATGAACACTTTAGAGCCGGAAGATTTTATGGCGGGCAGGTTTATGCTTTATGACGCCAACCGCTCTTCGTCTAACGGCGAGTCATCATGCGGCAGTTGCCATATCTATGGCGATACCGACCATTTAAGTTGGAACCTGGGCAATCCCGATGCGGCTAATGGTAAAAACCCGCAAGCCTTTCCAACCGAGCACCTCACGGAATTGGGCTGCTTACTGGTGGGACCGGAAGATGAAAGCTGCCAATTGCTCGACATTATCAACGGTGACGGCGACAGGCGCACATTTGCTTCAATGAAAGGACCTATGGGCACGCAAACCTTACGGGGCATGCATAATCACGGACATATGCACTGGCGCGGTGATCGCTCTGTTGGTTATTTTGGTGAAGAAAACGGGCAAACCTTAGCTGAAAAAGCACTAGATGAAAAAACATCGTTTAAAAACTTTATTGTCGCCTTTGAAGGGCTGCTGGGTATGGATATAGCACTACCGGCATCGGTGAATGCCGCTGACAAATCTCCGGATGTAGTCTCACTTGAACAAGACATAGATAAATTTGCCGACTTTATGTTACGTGTCGCACTACCGCCAAACCCTATCAGGAGCCTGGATAATAGCCTTTCGGTATCAGCACAGACAGGCGCTGACTTTTTCCATGGCGCCCGCCGGGCAGATGGCAGCGCCGAGGATACGCCACTAAACGGCGATAGTGCCGATGGCGTTAATTGTCAGGGCTGTCACGGCGTTGATCATGAACAGGGTTTTTACGGCACCCGGGGCGAAATTGCCCACGGCGGCGAAATCCAGATATTGAAAGTACCGCAACTTCGCAATTTATATACCCGTGTCGGCATGTTTGGATTACCTGACAGACCAGGTTTTCTGCCGTCGCATACCAAAGCGCATCAGGGGGATCAAATCAGAGGTTTCGGCTTTTTACATGATGGCGCAACCGACCAGTTAGTGAACTTCTTAAAAGGTGCAGTGTTCGACAATGGTGAAGCTCCTTGCCCCCAAGGTTTGGATGAAAGGTATGGCTGTCACTTTAATGTCGGCGCCATAGGTATTCCGGATGAAAATACCCGGCAGGGCTTGGTTGATTATATGATGGAATTTGATAACGATCTGGCACCCATTGTCGGCCAGCAAATCACTTTGAACCGGCATGCCGGTGAAGCGGTAGAGCAACGTGTCGCCTTATTTGAGCAAAGGGCACAAATACCTTTTACCTCGAAAATTTTGGGGGGCACAGTAACCGAATGTGACTTGATCGCTCTTGGCAATATTGATGGTTACCAGCGTGGATATTTTTACGAGCCACTAAGTCGGGAATATCGCAGTGATAGCGCAGCAGAAGAAAAGCTGACTTCTGCGCAATTGAGTACGCTGGCTAAAATAGCAGGTAATAATCTTACCTATACTTGTACTGTACCGGGAAAGGGCTGGCAGTCGGCGTTGGATTACGACTTAGACGGCATCTTAAATGGCGACGAGGAGCAATAG
- a CDS encoding type 1 glutamine amidotransferase domain-containing protein: protein MTYLKHMKYQQENLLTLLALLFTLVMVFSAQASAAVNKKVVMIVSGYGQEQGQKTPGYEFDEFAKAYDVFKANGITVDIASPSGGKVEADEYDPAKPYNAKVLADKAIMAKLANTLKTAQLDPKAYDGVFIVGGKGAMFDLPKDKALQGLIADIYQQQGTVAAVCHGPAALIDVKLNDGSYLVANKKVNGFTNKEEKLFGKKWLSKFEFMLEDKLAERGGKFQSSEIMLSHVAVDGRLITGQNPTSTVAVATALVKGLGLTPVAKPQDIEDKTLAQVAKFLAADKEEGKAVIKELADNQENYRIALVGMYGFYYLKTAETDQHFENALGLMTVAQKAINNPMLDMQIAKTQHKLGREKAAKTTLNQLLATKPDYKPAVDMLKTL from the coding sequence ATGACTTATTTAAAACACATGAAATATCAACAAGAAAATTTGCTAACCTTACTGGCCTTGCTTTTTACTTTAGTGATGGTTTTCTCGGCGCAGGCAAGTGCGGCGGTGAATAAAAAAGTTGTTATGATCGTCAGCGGTTATGGCCAGGAGCAAGGGCAAAAGACCCCCGGTTATGAGTTTGATGAATTTGCCAAAGCCTACGATGTTTTTAAAGCCAACGGTATCACGGTTGATATCGCCAGCCCAAGCGGCGGTAAAGTGGAAGCGGATGAATATGATCCCGCTAAACCCTACAATGCCAAGGTATTGGCCGATAAGGCGATAATGGCCAAACTGGCTAATACCTTAAAAACCGCACAACTTGACCCTAAAGCCTATGACGGTGTTTTTATCGTTGGCGGCAAAGGGGCGATGTTTGATTTGCCAAAAGACAAAGCACTGCAAGGCTTGATTGCCGATATTTACCAACAACAAGGCACAGTTGCCGCAGTATGCCACGGTCCGGCGGCTTTGATTGATGTAAAACTTAACGACGGCAGCTACCTGGTGGCCAACAAAAAGGTCAACGGCTTTACCAATAAAGAGGAAAAACTGTTCGGCAAAAAGTGGCTGAGTAAATTTGAATTTATGCTCGAAGATAAATTAGCCGAACGCGGCGGCAAGTTTCAATCGAGCGAAATCATGTTAAGCCATGTTGCGGTAGACGGCAGGTTGATCACCGGACAAAACCCAACCTCAACCGTGGCGGTGGCAACAGCATTAGTTAAAGGGCTGGGATTAACCCCGGTTGCCAAGCCGCAGGACATTGAAGATAAAACCCTGGCACAGGTGGCTAAGTTCTTAGCAGCTGATAAGGAAGAGGGTAAAGCAGTGATAAAAGAGCTGGCGGATAATCAAGAAAACTATCGTATTGCCCTGGTTGGCATGTATGGTTTTTATTACTTAAAAACAGCGGAAACTGACCAGCACTTTGAAAATGCCCTTGGCCTGATGACGGTCGCGCAAAAAGCCATTAACAACCCTATGCTGGATATGCAAATAGCAAAAACTCAGCATAAACTGGGCCGGGAAAAAGCTGCCAAAACCACCTTAAATCAGTTACTGGCAACAAAACCTGATTACAAACCGGCAGTAGACATGTTAAAAACCTTATAG
- a CDS encoding ABC transporter ATP-binding protein has translation MSSYIELKNISQSFDVNESKVTLFNALNLSVSQGQSYAITGPSGAGKSSLLMLMSGLEQPSSGQGFYVKGSQRKSLDFLREDIGFIFQQFHLLPELTAVNNVALPLKLRGDKQAHDKATAWLQKVGLSHRINHKPSELSGGEQQRVAIARALVFEPSFIFADEPTGNLDQQSATEIADILFSCCRENNAGLIVVTHSEALANRAQHIFSLSGGQIKAQSKVQTNDVLKAVSC, from the coding sequence ATGTCCAGTTATATCGAGTTAAAGAACATCAGTCAGTCGTTTGACGTTAACGAGTCAAAAGTTACCTTATTTAATGCGCTTAATTTGTCTGTTTCCCAGGGGCAATCTTATGCGATCACCGGGCCATCCGGCGCAGGGAAATCAAGTTTGTTGATGTTGATGTCGGGTTTGGAACAGCCAAGCAGCGGCCAGGGGTTTTATGTTAAAGGCAGCCAAAGGAAAAGCCTGGACTTTTTAAGAGAAGACATAGGTTTTATTTTTCAGCAATTTCATTTGTTGCCGGAATTAACGGCGGTAAATAATGTCGCCTTGCCGCTCAAGTTGAGGGGGGATAAACAGGCACATGATAAAGCCACAGCCTGGTTACAAAAAGTGGGCTTGTCACACCGCATCAACCATAAACCCAGTGAACTTAGCGGCGGTGAGCAGCAAAGGGTGGCGATAGCGCGTGCGCTGGTTTTTGAGCCCAGCTTTATTTTTGCCGATGAACCTACCGGCAATTTAGATCAACAAAGTGCAACCGAAATTGCCGATATCTTGTTTAGCTGTTGCCGGGAAAATAATGCCGGTTTGATTGTGGTTACCCATAGCGAGGCTTTGGCAAACCGTGCTCAACATATTTTTTCATTATCAGGTGGCCAGATCAAAGCCCAGAGCAAAGTCCAGACAAACGATGTGCTTAAGGCGGTGTCATGTTAG
- a CDS encoding ABC transporter permease produces MLEHHVNNPANEPEVNFFVRNVKLAWHFFKQEYQHTHQRLLRWTQAVLLLFIVTLSQSSESIQGYLNNNLQGLLGADAVISQRQALTTKQQSDVAELTDKVVVTQQVQTTLTHKGLWQQAKLKAVDDHYPLQGELLTSPSLFEKTAPEDEKQGFLGQSKKGQSKKGQSKRGQSQQSKAQQTFSGPKPGEIWPDARLFASLSLNIGDFIQVGEQHFLVSRVLHHEPDRLMEGHSVDMRAMINAVDMSRLQFPADLIHYRYLIAANTGQINKLLQWQQQHLPAAQLHHKQGAHPLALFWQRTENFIGLASIILFFMAAIAIDQLAQVHMKKDQYFSAICMSLGVTKSTGIQVSIFKWFMGLLCLLPVVLLLSTAFHWLIIHYLSETFIDLRWQWYFWPTLKSISFVVAVFAVFHAPVWFSLYSSTVARLFNGNSKGASHWLGKICSLLVLLVVAITYSDNGLLTLMMVTAIAITIALMIFMSWGVLTLGEKWTKHISGLVPFTLYMMKQRLVSKSTQIMGVGLCAFLLLFTLMLLKDLGVTMTAYQRQHDGNVMVSQASQGQIEYINQWAEEQGVNIRQAKPYMYAKLIEINGRSLAEFSQKPSDSLATFNKPIRLHWNETLPENNEVDQGQYWNVKGQQTGNEQGKKNQQDNSQDWQQVSVEQEVMTDLGLALGDQLTFYIGQQSVTFNISASHVFKPGAGSITFWVQMPDTAVAHIQASHYFMASLELESQQWSLLPDLWQKFPTLRMVSLKEMTERFDSILAMITKVISGFSLMIVLLATVVILASISALEGKEKKKNSIIMSFGFSKTTCLQLNVIEWLVTALITAAGAIAGTYIAGLLIYQSQFSLPYQPDFIWLLAALSAILLLVAALGVYASRRNLQSSVRQLMAEG; encoded by the coding sequence ATGTTAGAGCATCATGTTAATAACCCTGCCAACGAGCCTGAGGTTAACTTTTTTGTCAGGAATGTAAAACTTGCCTGGCACTTTTTTAAACAAGAATATCAACATACCCATCAACGGCTATTGCGCTGGACCCAAGCCGTGCTTTTACTGTTTATTGTCACCTTAAGTCAATCCAGTGAAAGCATACAGGGTTATCTGAACAACAATTTGCAAGGGTTGCTTGGCGCCGATGCGGTGATCAGTCAGCGACAGGCATTAACAACAAAGCAGCAAAGCGATGTTGCTGAATTAACCGATAAAGTGGTGGTTACCCAACAAGTTCAAACGACCTTGACCCACAAAGGGCTATGGCAACAGGCGAAACTGAAAGCGGTTGACGATCATTATCCGCTGCAGGGCGAGCTGTTAACCTCGCCAAGCCTGTTTGAAAAAACAGCGCCTGAAGATGAAAAACAAGGCTTTTTGGGACAAAGTAAAAAAGGACAAAGCAAAAAAGGACAAAGCAAAAGAGGGCAAAGCCAGCAAAGCAAGGCACAACAAACATTTTCGGGTCCAAAACCCGGTGAAATCTGGCCGGATGCACGATTATTTGCCAGTTTATCCCTTAACATTGGTGATTTTATTCAGGTCGGGGAGCAGCATTTTCTGGTTTCGCGGGTATTACATCACGAACCCGACAGATTGATGGAAGGGCATAGTGTTGATATGCGGGCCATGATCAATGCCGTGGATATGAGTCGTTTACAGTTTCCAGCGGATCTTATTCACTACCGTTATCTTATTGCCGCCAATACCGGCCAAATTAACAAGCTGCTTCAATGGCAGCAGCAACACCTGCCCGCAGCACAGCTACATCATAAACAAGGAGCGCATCCGCTAGCGTTATTTTGGCAGCGCACGGAAAACTTTATCGGGCTGGCATCGATTATCTTGTTTTTTATGGCGGCGATAGCCATTGACCAGTTAGCGCAAGTGCATATGAAAAAGGATCAATATTTTTCAGCGATATGTATGAGCCTGGGGGTAACCAAAAGTACCGGTATTCAGGTCTCCATTTTTAAATGGTTTATGGGGCTATTGTGCCTGTTGCCTGTGGTTTTATTGTTATCTACCGCCTTTCACTGGCTCATTATTCACTACTTAAGTGAAACCTTTATCGATTTGCGCTGGCAGTGGTATTTTTGGCCGACATTAAAATCCATCAGTTTTGTTGTGGCTGTTTTTGCGGTATTTCATGCACCGGTGTGGTTTTCTTTGTACTCCAGTACCGTTGCCCGGTTATTTAACGGCAATAGCAAAGGTGCAAGTCATTGGTTGGGCAAAATTTGCAGTCTGCTGGTGTTGTTGGTTGTGGCGATCACCTACTCAGATAATGGTTTGTTAACCTTGATGATGGTAACAGCCATAGCCATCACCATAGCTTTGATGATATTTATGAGCTGGGGCGTATTAACCCTGGGGGAAAAATGGACCAAGCATATTTCAGGATTAGTCCCTTTTACCTTGTACATGATGAAACAACGTCTGGTCAGTAAAAGTACGCAAATTATGGGGGTCGGCTTATGTGCCTTTTTACTCTTGTTTACCCTGATGTTGCTTAAAGATCTTGGCGTTACCATGACAGCATATCAAAGACAACATGACGGCAATGTGATGGTGTCGCAGGCAAGCCAGGGGCAGATTGAATATATTAACCAGTGGGCAGAGGAGCAGGGGGTCAATATCCGTCAGGCCAAGCCTTATATGTATGCCAAGCTGATTGAGATCAACGGCCGGTCACTGGCTGAATTTAGCCAAAAGCCAAGTGACAGTTTAGCGACCTTTAACAAGCCGATACGTTTGCACTGGAATGAAACCCTGCCGGAAAATAATGAAGTGGACCAAGGCCAGTACTGGAATGTCAAAGGGCAACAAACCGGCAATGAACAAGGGAAGAAAAACCAACAGGATAATAGCCAAGACTGGCAGCAAGTTTCTGTTGAACAGGAAGTGATGACAGATCTGGGCTTAGCATTAGGCGACCAGTTAACCTTTTATATCGGTCAGCAAAGTGTCACCTTTAACATCAGTGCCAGTCATGTCTTCAAACCCGGCGCCGGTTCGATAACCTTTTGGGTACAAATGCCGGATACTGCTGTGGCGCATATTCAGGCTTCCCATTATTTTATGGCGAGTTTAGAACTTGAATCACAACAATGGTCATTATTACCGGACCTTTGGCAAAAGTTTCCGACATTGCGCATGGTGTCCTTAAAAGAAATGACCGAGCGCTTTGATAGCATTTTAGCGATGATCACTAAAGTGATCAGCGGTTTCTCGCTGATGATCGTCTTACTTGCCACGGTTGTTATTTTGGCGTCTATCAGTGCACTTGAAGGTAAAGAAAAGAAAAAGAACAGTATTATCATGAGCTTTGGCTTTTCAAAGACGACCTGTTTGCAGCTAAATGTTATCGAGTGGCTGGTTACCGCACTGATCACTGCGGCGGGGGCTATTGCCGGTACTTATATTGCGGGTTTGCTGATCTATCAATCGCAATTCTCATTACCCTATCAGCCTGACTTTATCTGGTTGCTTGCTGCTTTGTCGGCCATTTTATTGCTGGTGGCGGCGTTAGGGGTTTATGCCAGCAGGAGAAACCTGCAAAGCTCTGTCAGGCAGTTAATGGCTGAGGGCTAA
- a CDS encoding methionine aminotransferase, protein MESKLPQLGTSIFTYMTGLANQHNALNLSQGFPEFDAPALLKQRLAHYSEQGFNQYSPSSGITPLQQQIAALVKRNYQLDISASDTVTVTSGATEALFVAIQAITHPGDEIIIFDPAYDSYEPAIELAGGRAVHIAMQAPDYAINWQQVAEAITDKTRGIIINSPHNPSAKTLKASDFSALKALLVKHDLLLISDEVYEHIAFDDTPHISVLTDPELFERAFVISSFGKTFHCTGWKMGYCVAPPALATEFRKIHQYVTFSSFTPAQLALADMLTEQSEHIDELSAFYQQKRDVLVKALQSSRFTILPSEGTYFLLLDYSAISELDDMAFCEYLVKEVGVAAIPLSVFYQNTPDDKVIRLCFAKEDNTLIAAAEKLCSL, encoded by the coding sequence GTGGAAAGTAAACTTCCTCAGCTTGGCACCAGCATCTTTACCTATATGACAGGACTGGCAAACCAGCACAACGCCCTTAATTTATCCCAGGGCTTTCCCGAGTTTGATGCCCCTGCCTTATTAAAGCAGCGCCTGGCCCATTACAGCGAGCAGGGGTTTAACCAGTACTCTCCTTCAAGCGGTATAACCCCTTTGCAACAGCAAATCGCCGCCCTGGTTAAGCGTAACTATCAACTGGATATTTCAGCCTCAGACACTGTCACAGTTACCTCCGGTGCCACCGAAGCCCTGTTTGTAGCAATCCAGGCGATCACCCACCCGGGCGATGAGATCATTATCTTTGATCCTGCCTATGACTCCTATGAACCCGCCATAGAACTGGCCGGTGGCCGCGCGGTGCATATCGCCATGCAGGCACCTGATTATGCCATCAACTGGCAGCAGGTCGCAGAGGCCATTACCGATAAAACCCGGGGCATTATTATCAATAGCCCCCATAACCCCAGCGCAAAAACACTTAAAGCCAGTGACTTTAGCGCCTTAAAAGCCTTGCTGGTAAAGCATGATCTCTTGCTGATCAGCGATGAAGTTTATGAACACATTGCCTTTGATGACACCCCCCATATCAGCGTCTTAACCGATCCGGAATTATTTGAACGGGCTTTTGTCATCTCCAGCTTTGGTAAAACCTTCCACTGTACCGGCTGGAAAATGGGTTACTGTGTGGCACCACCGGCACTGGCAACAGAGTTCAGAAAAATCCATCAGTACGTAACTTTCTCCAGTTTTACCCCGGCGCAACTGGCCCTGGCAGATATGCTGACGGAGCAAAGTGAACATATAGATGAATTATCTGCCTTTTATCAGCAAAAACGTGATGTGTTAGTCAAGGCGCTGCAAAGTAGCCGTTTCACCATTTTACCCAGTGAAGGTACTTATTTTTTGCTGCTGGATTATTCGGCGATATCTGAGCTGGACGATATGGCCTTTTGTGAATATCTGGTTAAAGAAGTGGGCGTGGCGGCCATCCCGTTGAGTGTATTTTATCAGAACACTCCCGACGACAAGGTGATCCGCTTATGTTTTGCCAAAGAAGATAACACCCTGATAGCAGCCGCAGAAAAACTGTGTTCGTTATAA
- a CDS encoding TetR/AcrR family transcriptional regulator has product MARPSMAPQRREEILDALEKCILAKGIQATSLENIADTAEMKRTILRHYIGNRDDIICALSQRWTDKYSQQWQETLTWLPQSNRAEALIDCLFAPRSKELVNNTIIGEAIFSEAKRLAEIKSHQQQIMQEFIGHLIREFSSQYTDADSKTIELVALGIYSNYLMSESLLPLNMLDEMYKLKQASQLLLSLLSKE; this is encoded by the coding sequence ATGGCCAGACCCAGTATGGCACCGCAGCGCCGGGAAGAGATTCTCGACGCCCTGGAAAAATGCATTTTAGCTAAAGGCATTCAGGCGACATCTTTAGAAAATATCGCCGACACCGCCGAAATGAAACGGACAATATTACGTCATTACATAGGCAACAGGGACGACATTATTTGTGCGTTAAGCCAGCGCTGGACCGACAAATATTCGCAGCAATGGCAGGAAACCCTCACCTGGCTGCCGCAATCAAACAGGGCTGAAGCCCTGATAGACTGTCTGTTCGCCCCCCGTTCAAAAGAGTTGGTTAATAACACCATTATTGGTGAGGCCATTTTTTCTGAAGCAAAACGTCTGGCAGAAATCAAGTCTCACCAGCAACAAATTATGCAGGAATTTATCGGCCATTTAATCCGTGAATTTTCCAGTCAATATACCGATGCAGACAGTAAAACCATAGAGCTGGTTGCCCTGGGAATTTACTCTAACTACCTGATGAGTGAATCTTTATTGCCGTTAAATATGCTTGATGAAATGTACAAGCTAAAGCAGGCATCACAGCTGCTGCTCTCTTTACTAAGCAAAGAGTAG